GCAATCTCGGCTACCCGGTTTTTCAAACCACGTTCGGACGCATCGGCGTTTATATTTGCTACGATCGCCATTTTCCTGAAGGCGCGCGCGCGCTTGGCCTCAACGGCGCGGAGATCGTTTTCAATCCTTCGGCAACGGTTGCGGGACTTTCTGAATATTTGTGGAAGCTCGAACAGCCCGCGCATGCGGTCGCGAATCAATATTTCGTGGGCGCGATCAATCGTGTGGGGGTGGAGAAACCGTGGTGCATCGGGGAGTTTTATGGGCAGAGTTACTTCTGCGATCCGCGCGGACAGATTCTCGTGCAAGGCAGCCGCGATCAGGACGAAGTTGTGGTGGCCGATCTCGATCTCGACAAAATTCGTGAAGTCCGCAACGTGTGGCAGTTCTTCCGTGATCGCAGGCCGGAGAGCTACGGTGCGTTGTTGGAATAGACGAGGTTATGCGGTTGTAATTGAAATGCGGTTAAATGTGCTGGCCGAGTTTTGACGTCTTATCTGATTTTTGACAATTTCAAAAACAAAAGCCCTGGGCGTCAGAGAATTGACGCGCAGGGCTTTTTGTTTTTGCCGTTTTACGTTTTGGCCAAGCGAAGCAACCGAAAGCGCTTACACTTAAAACGTATACGTCAACCGGCTCAAAATCAAACGGCCAAG
This region of Cytophagia bacterium CHB2 genomic DNA includes:
- a CDS encoding acyltransferase; this encodes MPRIVRGGLIQASLAAPIDSPLDKIKKAMIDKHVTLIEQAASKGVQVLCLQEIFYGPYFCAEEQTKWYETAERIPEGPTIKLMQELAKKHQMVIVVPIYEEEMTGVFYNTAAVIDERGNYLGKYRKHHIPHCHPGFWEKFYFKPGNLGYPVFQTTFGRIGVYICYDRHFPEGARALGLNGAEIVFNPSATVAGLSEYLWKLEQPAHAVANQYFVGAINRVGVEKPWCIGEFYGQSYFCDPRGQILVQGSRDQDEVVVADLDLDKIREVRNVWQFFRDRRPESYGALLE